One segment of Alnus glutinosa chromosome 2, dhAlnGlut1.1, whole genome shotgun sequence DNA contains the following:
- the LOC133859988 gene encoding COP9 signalosome complex subunit 3 yields MGSLEALAAQIQGLSSSAGDISRLHVILKQAEDSLRSESTRLSPILNQLDPSIHSLGYVYILEACTSIPISKEQAATLVPYIARFISFCVPEQVRLAPDKFVSVCKRFKEQVVLLEAPIRGVAPMLAAVQKLQSSSEHLTSLHPEFLLLCLLAKCYKTGLSILEDDIFEVDQPRDFFLYCYYGGMICIGQKRFRKALELLHNAVTAPMSNINAIAIEAYKKYIMVSLIHHGQFSTNLPKYTSSAAQRHLKNFCQPYIDLANSYSTGKIAELEAYIQTNREHFENDNNLGLVKQVVSSMYKRNIQRLTQTYLTLSLQDIANTVQLNSPKEAEMHVLQMIQDGEIFATINQKDGMVRFLEDPEQYKTCEMIEHIDSSIQRIMALSRKLTAIDEQISCDPLYLAKAGRERQRFDFDDFDTVPQKFNI; encoded by the exons ATGGGGTCATTGGAAGCTCTGGCTGCCCAAATCCAAGGGCTGTCGAGCAGCGCCGGAGACATCTCACGCCTCCATGTCATTCTGAAGCAAGCGGAGGACTCGCTCCGCTCCGAGTCGACTCGGTTGTCTCCGATTCTCAACCAGCTCGACCCCTCCATACACTCTCTCGGATACGTCTACATCCT AGAAGCGTGCACATCTATCCCAATCTCGAAAGAGCAAGCTGCTACACTGGTTCCTTACATTGCCAGATTTATTAGCTTTTGTGTTCCAGAGCAGGTTCGTTTGGCACCCGATAAAT TTGTATCTGTTTGTAAGAGGTTCAAGGAACAGGTTGTGCTGCTTGAGGCACCAATTCGGGGGGTGGCTCCGATGTTGGCAGCTGTTCAGAAACTTCAGAGTTCCTCAGAACATTTGACTAGTTTGCATccggagtttcttcttctttgtttgttGGCGAAGTGCTACAAAACCGGCCTGTCCATTTTGGAGGATGATATATTTGAAGTTGATCAGCCAAGGGACTTTTTCCTCTACTGTTATTATGG TGGGATGATATGCATTGGACAGAAGCGTTTTCGCAAAGCACTGGAGCTTCTGCACAAT GCCGTTACTGCCCCAATGTCCAATATAAATGCTATAGCTATTGAAGCGTACAAAAAATACATAATGGTTTCTCTCATTCACCATGGACAG TTCTCTACAAATCTTCCTAAGTACACTTCTTCAGCTGCTCAGAGACATCTAAAGAACTTCTGTCAG CCCTACATTGACCTTGCAAATAGTTATAGCACTGGGAAAATTGCAGAATTAGAGGCATACATCCAGACAAACAGGGAGCATTTTGAAAAT GACAACAATCTTGGACTGGTGAAGCAGGTTGTATCATCTATGTATAAGCGAAATATCCAGAGATTGACCCAGACATACCTGACCCTCTCCCTCCAAGATATTGCCAATACAGTACAACTGAATAGCCCTAAGGAGGCAGAAATGCATGTCCTGCAAATG ATCCAAGATGGGGAGATATTTGCAACAATCAACCAGAAGGATGGAATGGTTAGATTCCTAGAGGATCCTGAACAATATAAGACCTGTGAGATGATTGAGCATATCGATTCATCTATCCAGAG GATAATGGCCTTGTCAAGGAAGCTGACTGCTATAGATGAACAGATCTCATGTGATCCTTTATACCTAGCAAAG GCTGGGAGAGAAAGACAGAGATTTGACTTCGATGACTTTGATACTGTTCCTCAGAAATTTAACATATGA
- the LOC133859986 gene encoding 4-coumarate--CoA ligase-like 9 isoform X1 has protein sequence MDQAKSFVDPRSGFNSVTMTFHSLRPPIDLPPEDTPISAAAYAFSLRLNSPCPDSVALINSATGQRVSYSEFTRKTECLTSYLRSVIGLSKGDTAFILSPNLVQVPILYFSLLTLGVVISPANPISTELEISGLVQLCNPVIAFATSSTAHKLPTLRFKTIRLDSPEFDSMMISPVQRLDRVAVSQSDLAAIMYSSGTTGKVKGATLTHRNLMAVVAVSCANRLERESPDLLLYTVPYFHVFGLSYCLKSVALSEAQVVMERFDLRKMLRAVEEFRVTHVALSPPVVVPMAKSDVIDGYDLSSLGGVTSGGAPLGKDVIAAFVARFPSVVFVQGYGLTEIAGGSFITAGHEESLHWGSAGRLAGGFEVKIVDPVTGDSLPPGKQGELWIKGPSVMKGYVGDPEATCATIVADGWLRTGDLCYIDKEGFLFVTDRLKELIKYKGYQVPPAELEQLLQSHPEIADAAVIPCPDEEAGEVPMAFVVRQPQSRLGGPEIMDFVAKQFCPLPCEPKPPCYVYDWNPCLPELQLIFYKQLRETPMDPDPHASVGHVAPYKKIRRVAFVTSIPKSAAGKILRKDLRKLLPSSSSRL, from the exons ATGGACCAAGCGAAGTCTTTCGTTGATCCAAGGAGCGGTTTCAACTCAGTAACAATGACCTTCCACAGCCTTAGACCCCCGATTGATCTTCCTCCAGAAGACACTCCTATATCAGCCGCTGCGTACGCTTTCTCGCTCCGACTCAACTCGCCTTGCCCAGACTCGGTCGCTCTGATAAACTCCGCCACGGGTCAGCGCGTCTCTTACTCCGAGTTCACTCGCAAAACCGAATGCCTAACCTCATATCTCCGCTCCGTTATCGGACTCTCCAAAGGCGACACCGCATTCATTCTCTCTCCGAACCTCGTTCAAGTTCCGATCCTCTACTTCTCGCTGCTCACGCTCGGAGTGGTCATCTCGCCGGCGAACCCAATCAGCACCGAGTTGGAGATTTCCGGGCTGGTCCAGCTGTGCAATCCGGTGATCGCCTTTGCTACGTCGTCCACCGCTCACAAGCTCCCCACTCTCCGATTCAAAACCATCCGTCTCGACTCGCCCGAGTTTGACTCAATGATGATAAGTCCGGTACAAAGGCTAGACAGAGTCGCAGTGAGCCAATCCGATTTGGCGGCGATCATGTACTCGTCCGGGACCACCGGGAAGGTCAAGGGAGCGACGTTGACTCACCGGAATCTGATGGCAGTGGTTGCCGTTTCTTGCGCGAACCGGTTGGAGAGAGAATCCCCCGACTTGCTCCTCTACACGGTGCCGTACTTCCACGTGTTCGGGTTATCCTACTGCTTGAAGTCGGTGGCTCTGAGCGAGGCCCAGGTGGTGATGGAGAGGTTTGATCTGAGGAAGATGCTGAGAGCGGTGGAGGAGTTTAGGGTGACCCACGTGGCGCTTAGCCCGCCGGTAGTGGTGCCCATGGCCAAGAGTGATGTTATAGACGGCTACGATTTGAGCTCGTTGGGGGGAGTCACTTCCGGCGGAGCTCCGCTCGGGAAGGATGTCATTGCGGCTTTCGTGGCCAGGTTTCCAAGCGTTGTCTTTGTGCag GGCTATGGGCTGACTGAAATAGCGGGAGGATCGTTCATAACCGCTGGTCACGAGGAGAGTCTTCATTGGGGATCTGCAGGGAGGCTCGCCGGAGGTTTTGAAGTAAAAATAGTAGACCCGGTGACAGGTGATAGTTTGCCTCCGGGAAAGCAAGGGGAGCTCTGGATTAAAGGACCCTCAGTCATGAAAg GTTATGTTGGTGATCCCGAAGCAACTTGTGCAACCATAGTAGCAGATGGGTGGTTGAGAACGGGTGATCTTTGTTATATTGATAAAGAGGGTTTCCTCTTTGTTACAGATAGGCTCAAGGAATTGATCAAATACAAGGGAtaccag GTACCCCCTGCAGAGCTGGAGCAATTGCTTCAGTCCCACCCGGAGATAGCTGATGCTGCTGTGATACC ATGCCCAGATGAAGAAGCTGGAGAGGTGCCAATGGCTTTTGTCGTAAGACAGCCTCAAAGCAGGCTTGGTGGACCAGAAATAATGGATTTCGTCGCAAAGCAG ttttgccccctccCCTGTGAACCAAAGCCACCGTGTTACGTGTATGATTGGAATCCTTGCCTGCCCGAATTACAGCTAATTTTTTACAAGCAATTGAGAGAGACCCCGATGGATCCAGAT
- the LOC133860955 gene encoding mitochondrial pyruvate carrier 1-like isoform X1, with protein sequence MGILRTFWNSPIGPKTTHFWGPVVNWSIPIAAMTDTKKPPELISGNMTKVMCVYSALFMRFAYMVQPRNYHLLVCHAANETVQLYQLSRWMKAQGHLQEEKKDAET encoded by the exons ATGGGAATCCTCCGCACATTTTGGAACAGTCCTATCGGTCCTAAAACAACTCACTTCTGGGGTCCTGTTGTGAACTGGAGCATTCCCATTGCA GCAATGACAGACACAAAAAAGCCCCCAGAGTTGATATCTGGCAATATGACAAAAG TAATGTGTGTTTATTCGGCATTGTTCATGAGGTTTGCATATATGGTACAGCCAAGGAACTACCATCTTCTCGTATGCCATGCAGCAAATGAGACTGTACAGCTCTATCAGCTCTCCCGTTGGATGAAGGCTCAGGG GCACTTGCAGGAGGAGAAAAAGGACGCTGAAACATAG
- the LOC133859986 gene encoding 4-coumarate--CoA ligase-like 9 isoform X2 gives MDQAKSFVDPRSGFNSVTMTFHSLRPPIDLPPEDTPISAAAYAFSLRLNSPCPDSVALINSATGQRVSYSEFTRKTECLTSYLRSVIGLSKGDTAFILSPNLVQVPILYFSLLTLGVVISPANPISTELEISGLVQLCNPVIAFATSSTAHKLPTLRFKTIRLDSPEFDSMMISPVQRLDRVAVSQSDLAAIMYSSGTTGKVKGATLTHRNLMAVVAVSCANRLERESPDLLLYTVPYFHVFGLSYCLKSVALSEAQVVMERFDLRKMLRAVEEFRVTHVALSPPVVVPMAKSDVIDGYDLSSLGGVTSGGAPLGKDVIAAFVARFPSVVFVQGYGLTEIAGGSFITAGHEESLHWGSAGRLAGGFEVKIVDPVTGDSLPPGKQGELWIKGPSVMKGYVGDPEATCATIVADGWLRTGDLCYIDKEGFLFVTDRLKELIKYKGYQVPPAELEQLLQSHPEIADAAVIPCPDEEAGEVPMAFVVRQPQSRLGGPEIMDFVAKQVAPYKKIRRVAFVTSIPKSAAGKILRKDLRKLLPSSSSRL, from the exons ATGGACCAAGCGAAGTCTTTCGTTGATCCAAGGAGCGGTTTCAACTCAGTAACAATGACCTTCCACAGCCTTAGACCCCCGATTGATCTTCCTCCAGAAGACACTCCTATATCAGCCGCTGCGTACGCTTTCTCGCTCCGACTCAACTCGCCTTGCCCAGACTCGGTCGCTCTGATAAACTCCGCCACGGGTCAGCGCGTCTCTTACTCCGAGTTCACTCGCAAAACCGAATGCCTAACCTCATATCTCCGCTCCGTTATCGGACTCTCCAAAGGCGACACCGCATTCATTCTCTCTCCGAACCTCGTTCAAGTTCCGATCCTCTACTTCTCGCTGCTCACGCTCGGAGTGGTCATCTCGCCGGCGAACCCAATCAGCACCGAGTTGGAGATTTCCGGGCTGGTCCAGCTGTGCAATCCGGTGATCGCCTTTGCTACGTCGTCCACCGCTCACAAGCTCCCCACTCTCCGATTCAAAACCATCCGTCTCGACTCGCCCGAGTTTGACTCAATGATGATAAGTCCGGTACAAAGGCTAGACAGAGTCGCAGTGAGCCAATCCGATTTGGCGGCGATCATGTACTCGTCCGGGACCACCGGGAAGGTCAAGGGAGCGACGTTGACTCACCGGAATCTGATGGCAGTGGTTGCCGTTTCTTGCGCGAACCGGTTGGAGAGAGAATCCCCCGACTTGCTCCTCTACACGGTGCCGTACTTCCACGTGTTCGGGTTATCCTACTGCTTGAAGTCGGTGGCTCTGAGCGAGGCCCAGGTGGTGATGGAGAGGTTTGATCTGAGGAAGATGCTGAGAGCGGTGGAGGAGTTTAGGGTGACCCACGTGGCGCTTAGCCCGCCGGTAGTGGTGCCCATGGCCAAGAGTGATGTTATAGACGGCTACGATTTGAGCTCGTTGGGGGGAGTCACTTCCGGCGGAGCTCCGCTCGGGAAGGATGTCATTGCGGCTTTCGTGGCCAGGTTTCCAAGCGTTGTCTTTGTGCag GGCTATGGGCTGACTGAAATAGCGGGAGGATCGTTCATAACCGCTGGTCACGAGGAGAGTCTTCATTGGGGATCTGCAGGGAGGCTCGCCGGAGGTTTTGAAGTAAAAATAGTAGACCCGGTGACAGGTGATAGTTTGCCTCCGGGAAAGCAAGGGGAGCTCTGGATTAAAGGACCCTCAGTCATGAAAg GTTATGTTGGTGATCCCGAAGCAACTTGTGCAACCATAGTAGCAGATGGGTGGTTGAGAACGGGTGATCTTTGTTATATTGATAAAGAGGGTTTCCTCTTTGTTACAGATAGGCTCAAGGAATTGATCAAATACAAGGGAtaccag GTACCCCCTGCAGAGCTGGAGCAATTGCTTCAGTCCCACCCGGAGATAGCTGATGCTGCTGTGATACC ATGCCCAGATGAAGAAGCTGGAGAGGTGCCAATGGCTTTTGTCGTAAGACAGCCTCAAAGCAGGCTTGGTGGACCAGAAATAATGGATTTCGTCGCAAAGCAG
- the LOC133860953 gene encoding uncharacterized protein LOC133860953, with the protein MATQAAQSFSGNMKKALAGLRRINLEGLRWRVFDAKGQVLGRLASQISTVIQGKDKPTYAPNRDDGDMCIVLNAKDVCVTGRKLTDKIYHWHTGYVGHLKERSLKDQMAKDPTEVIRKAVLRMLPRNKLRDDRDRKLRIFAGSEHPFGDRPIEPYITPPRRVREMRPRARRAMIRAEKKAELQQQSANETIKGKRAKKVKADVSS; encoded by the exons atggcAACCCAAGCAGCTCAATCTTTCAGTGGCAACATGAAG AAAGCACTTGCTGGGCTGAGACGTATAAATCTGGAAGGTCTGCGCTGGAGGGTATTTGATGCCAAAGGCCAG GTCCTTGGCAGATTAGCATCCCAAATATCTACTGTGATTCAAGGAAAGGATAAGCCAACATATGCTCCAAATCGTGATGATGGGGATATGTGCATTGTGCTTAATGCAAAGGATGTCTGCGTCACAGGGAGAAAACTCACAGACAAGATTTATCATTGGCATACTGG ATATGTGGGCCACCTCAAGGAAAGGAGTTTAAAGGACCAGATGGCTAAAGATCCTACAGAAGTCATACGGAAAGCTGTATTACGCATGCTTCCAAGAAACAAATTGCGTGAT GATAGAGATCGAAAATTGAGGATATTTGCTGGAAGTGAGCACCCCTTCGGTGACAGACCCATTGAACCATACATAACGCCTCCTAGAAGAGTACGCGAAATGCGGCCCCGTGCAAGGCGAGCAATGATTCGAGCTGAGAAGAAAGCTGAGCTGCAACAACAGAGTGCCAATGAGACAATAAAAGGCAAAAGGGCGAAAAAAGTTAAAGCAGACGTGAGTTCATAA
- the LOC133859989 gene encoding uncharacterized protein LOC133859989: MADYHFVYKDVEGASTQWDDLQRKFGNLPPKPPAFKPPPFTPAPGESSIPKDKSWIDEKTEEELEDLQDDPDLDDDRFLEEYRKKRLVEMREAAKVAKFGSVISITGSDFVREVSQAPPDVWVVVILYKEGIPECALLMQCLEELATKYPATKFVKIISTDCIPNYPDRNIPTLLVYNNGAVKANYVGLHSFGRRCTPEGVALVLCHSDPVLDDGQSGSDPSRKAVIEGVRKRLIEKVVKEHEDDDGSSSD, translated from the exons ATGGCGGACTACCACTTCGTGTACAAGGACGTGGAGGGCGCGTCGACGCAGTGGGACGACTTACAACGAAAGTTCGGGAATTTGCCGCCGAAACCCCCAGCGTTCAAGCCCCCACCCTTCACGCCCGCCCCGGGCGAGTCCTCTATACCCAAGGACAAGTCTTGGATCGATGAGAAAACCGAAGAGGAGCTCGAGGACCTCCAGGACGACCCCGATCTCGACGACGATCGCTTCCTCGAAGAGTACAG gaaaaagaggTTGGTGGAGATGAGGGAAGCAGCTAAGGTTGCGAAGTTTGGATCCGTGATATCGATTACAGGATCAGACTTCGTGCGAGAGGTTTCGCAAGCTCCACCTGATGTTTGGGTTGTTGTGATCCTCTACAAAGAAGG AATCCCAGAATGTGCACTGCTAATGCAATGTTTGGAAGAATTGGCGACAAAATACCCGGCCACGAAATTTGTTAAGATAATATCTACCGACTGCATCCCCAACTACCCGGACCGTAATATTCCTACTCTGTTAGTGTACAACAATGGTGCAGTGAAAGCAAATTACGTTGGCTTGCATAGTTTTGGCCGGAGATGCACACCTGAAG GTGTTGCATTAGTTCTCTGCCACTCAGATCCCGTACTTGATGATGGCCAGAGTGGGAGTGATCCGTCAAGAAAAGCTGTGATAGAAGGAGTTCGCAAGAGGCTCATAGAGAAAGTAGTGAAAGAGCATGAAGATGATGATGGATCTTCGAGTGATTAA
- the LOC133859987 gene encoding protein TPLATE: MDILFAQIHADLRSNDALRQTGALLQALQQSAAGRDISVLAKSAVEEIVAAPASAVSKKLAFDLIRSTRLTADLWDTVCIGVRNDLDFPDPDVTAAAVSILAALPSHRLGKLIADSSKEIEACFGSQSDNLRFSITETLGCVMARDDVVTLCENSVNLLDRVSNWWTRIGQNMLDKSDSVSKVAFESVGRLFQEFDSKRMSRLAGDKLIDSENSLAIRSNWVSSMVDFVWKRRNALMARSLVLPVESFRATVFPIVYAVKAVASEAVEVIRKLSKSSSAIGRSVSDSNAERFVGVSDMVSHLAPFLASSLDPALIFEVGINMLYLADVPGGKPEWASQSIIAILTLWDRQEFSSARESIVRAVVTNLHLLDLHMQVSLFKRLLLMVRNLRAESDRMHALACVCRTALCVDLFAKESVRRGQKPLAGTDIASLFEDARIRDDLNSVTSKSLFREELVASLMESCFQLSLPLPEQKNSGMESRVIGALAYGTGYGALNWTEPALEVVEVCRPCVKWDCDGRTYAIDCYLKLLVRLCHIYDTRGGVKRVKDGASQDQILNETRLQNLQRELVKDLREVNTSRICARLIWAIAEHIDLEGLDPLLADDPDDPLNIIVSNIHKVLFNIDSSADTTNRLLDVQAVLLCAQRLGSRHPRAGQLLTKELEEFRNNGLADSVNKHQCRLILQRIKYASSHPESRWSGVSEARGDYPFSHHKLTVQFYEASAAQDRKLEGLVHKAILELWRPDPSELTLLLTKGIDSTLLKVPPTAITLTGSSDPCYVEAYHLVDSSDGRITLHLKVLNLTDLELNRVDIRVGLSGALYFMDGSPQAIRQLRNLVSQDPVPCSVTVGVSHFERCALWVQVLYYPFYGSGAVGDYEGDYAEEDPQIMRQKRSLRPELGEPVILRCQPYKIPLTELLLPHKISPVEFFRLWPSLPAIVEYTGTYTYEGSGFKATAAQQYGESPFLSGLKSLSAKPFHRVCSHIIRTVAGFQLCFAAKTWYGGFLGMMIFGASEVSRNVDLGDETTTMMCKFVVRASDASITKEIGSDLQGWLDDLTDGGVEYMPEDEVKVAAAERLRISMERIALLKAAQPKKTPKSEDDEEEVEQEDEDDDDDDDNKKKKKEEKKDGEEEDEKTKGPSTLSKLTAEEVEHRALQAAVLQEWHMLCKERNQS; this comes from the exons ATGGACATTCTCTTCGCCCAGATCCACGCGGACCTCCGTTCGAACGATGCGCTCCGCCAGACCGGCGCTCTCCTCCAAGCGCTACAGCAGTCCGCAGCGGGGCGAGACATCTCGGTCCTGGCCAAGTCCGCCGTGGAGGAGATCGTGGCCGCTCCGGCATCCGCCGTGTCCAAGAAGCTCGCCTTTGACCTCATCCGCTCCACGCGCCTCACCGCCGATCTCTGGGACACAGTCTGCATAGGCGTCCGTAACGATCTCGACTTCCCGGACCCCGACGTCACTGCCGCTGCCGTCTCCATCCTCGCCGCCCTCCCCTCCCACCGCCTCGGAAAGCTCATCGCCGATTCGAGCAAGGAGATCGAGGCCTGTTTCGGCTCGCAGAGCGACAATCTCCGATTCTCCATCACCGAAACCCTAGGCTGCGTCATGGCTCGCGACGACGTCGTCACGCTCTGCGAGAACAGCGTGAACCTTCTGGATAGGGTTTCCAACTGGTGGACACGTATCGGCCAGAACATGCTCGACAAATCAGACTCCGTTTCGAAGGTCGCGTTCGAGTCCGTGGGCAGGCTGTTCCAGGAGTTCGATTCGAAGCGAATGAGCAGACTCGCGGGCGATAAGCTCATCGACAGTGAGAACTCGCTCGCGATTCGGTCAAATTGGGTTTCGTCGATGGTGGACTTCGTGTGGAAGAGGCGCAACGCGTTGATGGCGAGGTCGTTGGTCTTGCCAGTCGAGAGCTTCAGGGCCACGGTGTTTCCGATCGTTTACGCCGTGAAGGCAGTGGCTTCTGAGGCCGTCGAGGTGATTCGGAAGCTATCGAAATCTTCTTCTGCCATTGGGAGGAGTGTTTCGGATTCGAATGCGGAACGGTTCGTCGGAGTTTCGGACATGGTTTCGCACCTGGCGCCGTTCTTGGCGTCCTCGTTGGACCCGGCTTTGATTTTCGAAGTGGGGATTAATATGTTGTATTTGGCCGATGTGCCTGGAGGGAAGCCCGAGTGGGCTTCGCAGTCGATTATTGCGATTCTCACGCTTTGGGATCGACAGGAATTTTCGTCTGCGAGAGAGAGTATCGTCAGGGCTGTAGTTACGAATCTACACCTCCTCGATCTTCATATGCAG gtttCATTGTTTAAGAGGCTTCTTCTTATGGTGAGAAACTTGAGGGCAGAATCAGACCGCATGCATGCTTTGGCATGTGTTTGTAGGACAGCTCTCTGTGTTGATCTGTTTGCAAAGGAAAGTGTTCGAAGAGGTCAGAAACCTCTTGCAGGAACCGATATTGCTTCTCTTTTTGAGGATGCAAGAATAAGAGATGATCTTAATAGTGTCACGAGTAAAAGCTTATTTAGGGAGGAGTTAGTAGCATCACTAATGGAAAGTTGCTTTCAGTTGTCTCTACCTTTGCCTGAACAAAAGAACTCAGGTATGGAGAGCAGGGTCATTGGAGCTTTAGCATATGGAACTGGTTATGGTGCACTAAATTGGACCGAGCCTGCTTTGGAAGTGGTGGAAGTTTGTAGGCCTTGCGTCAAATGGGATTGTGATGGCCGGACCTATGCAATCGATTGTTACCTAAAGTTGCTTGTTAGGTTGTGCCATATCTATGATACAAGGGGAGGTGTAAAAAGAGTAAAAGATGGTGCTTCTCAGgatcaaattttaaatgagacaagGTTGCAAAACTTACAACGTGAACTTGTGAAAGATCTACGTGAG GTGAATACCTCAAGAATATGTGCCCGCCTTATTTGGGCTATTGCAGAACACATAGATCTAGAAGGATTGGATCCACTTCTAGCTGATGACCCTGATGATCCGCTTAATATCATTGTATCAAATATTCACAAAGTTTTGTTCAACATAGATTCTTCTGCAGATACAACAAATAGGCTGCTAGATGTTCAGGCGGTTCTTTTATGTGCTCAGCGGTTGGGGTCACGACACCCTAGGGCAGGGCAGTTACTGACTAAAGAACTCGAAGAGTTCAGAAACAATGGTTTGGCTGATTCTGTGAATAAGCATCAATGCCGCTTAATATTGCAGAGAATCAAATATGCATCAAGTCATCCAGAGAGCCG GTGGTCAGGGGTTAGTGAAGCCAGAGGAGATTACCCATTTAGCCACCACAAACTAACTGTTCAATTTTATGAAGCATCTGCAGCTCAGGATAGAAAGTTGGAAGGATTGGTTCACAAGGCTATTTTAGAGCTTTGGAGGCCAGACCCTAGTGAGTTAACTCTTTTGCTGACAAAAGGAATTGACTCTACTTTACTGAAGGTGCCTCCAACTGCAATTACTTTGACTGGTAGCAGTGATCCATGCTATGTTGAAGCATACCATTTAGTGGACTCAAGTGACGGAAGGATCACTCTGCATTTAAAG GTCTTAAATTTAACTGACCTTGAACTGAATCGGGTGGACATTCGGGTTGGATTATCTGGTGCATTATATTTTATGGATGGATCTCCTCAAGCAATTCGGCAACTGCGTAATCTAGTTTCGCAG GATCCAGTACCCTGCAGTGTGACAGTGGGTGTATCCCATTTTGAGAGATGTGCCCTTTGGGTTCAAGTATTATACTACCCATTCTATGGCAGTGGTGCTGTGGGAGATTATGAAGGTGACTATGCTGAGGAGGATCCACAAATCATGAGACAGAAGAGAAGCTTAAGGCCAGAACTAGGAGAGCCTGTGATTTTGAGATGTCAGCCTTACAAAATTCCACTGACTGAGCTTCTTTTGCCACATAAAATCTCTCCTGTGGAATTTTTCCGCCTATGGCCCAGTTTGCCAGCTATAGTGGAGTACACTGGGACATATACATATGAAGGAAGTGGCTTCAAGGCTACTGCTGCACAGCAGTATGGGGAATCACCTTTCTTAAGTGGACTGAAATCTTTGTCAGCTAAGCCATTCCACAGAGTTTGTTCACATATTATTCGAACTGTGGCAGGGTTTCAG CTTTGTTTTGCTGCAAAAACTTGGTATGGAGGCTTCTTGGGCATGATGATCTTTGGAGCCAGTGAAGTGAGCAGAAACGTGGATTTGGGAGATGAGACAACCACCATGATGTGCAAATTTGTGGTTCGAGCTTCTGATGCATCAATTACGAAGGAGATTGGATCGGATCTACAGGGATGGTTAGATGACCTTACTGATGGGGGTGTGGAGTACATGCCAGAAGATGAAGTGAAGGTGGCTGCTGCCGAGAGACTTAGGATCTCAATGGAACGGATTGCTTTATTGAAGGCAGCCCAACCAAAAAAGACTCCAAAATCTGAAGATGATGAAGAGGAGGTTGAACAGGAAGATGAGgatgacgacgacgacgacgacaataagaagaaaaagaaggaagagaagaaagacggcgaagaagaagatgaaaaaacaAAGGGACCTTCAACCCTGTCAAAGTTAACTGCAGAGGAGGTTGAGCATCGGGCTCTTCAAGCCGCAGTGCTCCAGGAATGGCACATGTTGTGTAAAGAGAGGAATCAAAGTTAa
- the LOC133860955 gene encoding mitochondrial pyruvate carrier 1-like isoform X2 — translation MGILRTFWNSPIGPKTTHFWGPVVNWSIPIAAMTDTKKPPELISGNMTKVMCVYSALFMRFAYMVQPRNYHLLVCHAANETVQLYQLSRWMKAQG, via the exons ATGGGAATCCTCCGCACATTTTGGAACAGTCCTATCGGTCCTAAAACAACTCACTTCTGGGGTCCTGTTGTGAACTGGAGCATTCCCATTGCA GCAATGACAGACACAAAAAAGCCCCCAGAGTTGATATCTGGCAATATGACAAAAG TAATGTGTGTTTATTCGGCATTGTTCATGAGGTTTGCATATATGGTACAGCCAAGGAACTACCATCTTCTCGTATGCCATGCAGCAAATGAGACTGTACAGCTCTATCAGCTCTCCCGTTGGATGAAGGCTCAGGGGTAA